Part of the Kamptonema formosum PCC 6407 genome, TTCGTCTATGGTGGCACGATTAAACCGGGGCATCATAATGGTTCGGATTTGACTGTTGTTAGTGCTTTTGAAGCTGTTGGTCAATACAGTGCTGGCAAAATTGATAATGCAGAATTGTTGGAAGTTGAACGCAAAGCTTGCCCTGGTGCGGGTTCCTGTGGAGGGATGTATACTGCCAATACGATGTCTTCGGCTTTTGAAGCAATGGGGATGAGTTTGCCCTATTCTTCGACGATGGCTGCTGAGGATGCAGAAAAGGCTGAAAGTGCTGAAAAATCGGCGATGGTGTTGGTGGAGGCGATTCGATCGCAGTTACTTCCGCGCCAGATTTTGACTCGCAAGGCATTTGAAAATGCGATCGCGGTGATTATGGCGGTAGGTGGTTCGACAAATGCAGTGCTACACCTGTTAGCGATCGCCAATGCCGCTGGCGTAGAATTAGTTATTGATGATTTTGAAACGATCAGAGCTAAAGTCCCAGTGCTATGCGACCTTAAACCTAGTGGTCGCTATGTCGCTACAGATTTACATCAAGCTGGTGGCATTCCGCAAGTGATGAAAATGCTCCTCGATCGCGGTTTGTTGCACGGTGATGCTCTTACAATTACAGGTCAAACTATTGCCGAAGTTTTGGCAGATGTCCCTGCGGAACCTCGCTCTAACCAAGACGTAATTCGCCCTTGGAATCATCCCATGTACGCCCAAGGACACTTGGCAATTTTGAGGGGAAATCTGGCAACAGAAGGTGCAGTTGCTAAGATTACTGGTATTAAGAAAGCAGTAATTACTGGTCCAGCACGGGTATTTGAATCTGAGGAAAACTGTTTAGATGCAATTCTAGCAGGAAAGATCAAAGCTGGAGATGTGATTGTCGTCCGCTATGAAGGGCCAAAAGGTGGGCCGGGAATGCGGGAAATGTTGGCCCCAACTTCGGCAATTATTGGTGCTGGTTTGGGCGATTCTGTGGGGTTAATTACTGATGGACGCTTCTCTGGTGGGACTTACGGAATGGTTGTAGGTCATGTCGCACCGGAAGCCCAAGTTGGAGGCGCGATCGCACTTGTGGAAGAGGGAGATTCTATTACAATTGATGCCCCTGGTCGTTTGTTGCAAATTAATATTTCGGATGCAGAATTAGAGCGGCGACGCGCTAATTGGAAGGCTCCTAAACCCCGCTATACTGTTGGCGTATTGGCTAAATATGCAAAGTTAGTTTCTTCGAGTAGTGTGGGGGCTGTCACCGATTTAGGTTTGGGTTGATGGTAATGGGTAATTGGTAATTGGTAATGGGTAATGGGTAATTGGTAATTGGTAATTCAGGACTTACGACCCAACTAAAGAAACCGGGTTTTTTGACGAAAATACTTCGTTGTTACCACAGATTCTCTCAAAAACCCGGTTTCTAGAGCCCCGAAAATCCTGCAATATCATGTCCGGTTAAATACTTGTCATTGCGAGCGAAGCGAAGCAATCCCAACACCTTGTGATTGCTTCGCGGAGCTCGCAATGACAGATCGTAAGTAATTTGCCGGACATGATATAGTTGCTATGACAATACCCCTGTCTTTAAACCAGGGATTGTCAAGAACCTTGACTTTCAATAATTCCGCCGCCTAGTAAAATATCTCCATCGTACCAAACAGCCCCTTGTCCAGGGGTAATACCAAACTGCGGCTCATCAAAAATCAACTTTACCCTAGCATCTGGCAAAGGAATCACACTCACCGGTACAGGGTGCGATCGATAGCGAATTTGTACCTCCGCCCGGATGGGAGCTCCTGGTTCCGCGATCGAAACCCAATTTACCCGATTGACAATACACTCATTTTGTGCAGCAGAAGCGCGATCGCCCACAATTACCCGATTTCGGGCCACATCCAAACCAATCACATAAAGCGGTTCCGCCCATGCAATCCCCAAACCCTTCCGCTGGCCAATCGTGTAATGTTGAATCCCATCATGTTGGCCCAACACGCGCCCATCTTTGTCAACAATGTCACCTTTAAGCGGCGCAATATACTTATCCAAAAAGGCCCGCATGGAACCATTACTTTCCACCAAGCATAAATCCTGACTTTCGGCCTTATCAGCAGTCTTCAACCCAAACTCAGCCGCAATCCGCCGAGTTTCTGTCTTCGCAATATCCCCCAAGGGAAAGACAGAACCCGCCAGCATTTCTTGTGTCAAATCGTACAAGAAATAAGACTGATCTTTCGTAGAATCCACAGCCCGCCGTAATTGATAGCGATCTACTGACCCATCGTAACTAATCTGAGCGTAGTGACCAGTCGCAATCTTCTCAATTCCCAACTTTTCGCGAGCATAGCGCAACATCGGGCCAAACTTCACAGTCCGATTGCATTGCGAACAAGGTAGCGGCGTAATTCCCGCGCCGTAACCCTCCACCAAATAATCTACAATACTTGCTTGAAACAGATCCCGGCTGTCCACAATCTCATGAGGAATGCCTAATTGTTCGCAAATCTGGGCCGCATCAACCATGCCCTCAGAGCAACACTGACCCTTACCCTTCATCAGCCACAGAGTCAATCCCACCACCTCATAGCCCTGATGGTGTAAAATTGCGGCTGCTGTCGAACTATCTACCCCACCAGAGAGGCCTACTACAATTTTGTTCATGGTTTGAATCCCTAATAGGGATTTAGACAAGCAGTCGAATCCCTATTATAAACTATACGACAGAAGTTACTGATAAGTCTAATAAGCAAGCCTACGATCGCACCAATCGCGGAGGAACGCCGGATGCCTTTACTATCGATTATATTACATAAATACTACAATTGGCTGTTAGTGCTCTTAGGAGTAAGTTTAGCAATAACACCTGCCGCTAGTGGCGCGATCGCAGAGCAGGGGAGCGGGGGAGCGGGGGAGCGGGGGAGCGAGGGGAGCAGAGGAGCGTGGGAGCGGGGNNNNNNNNNNNNNNNNNNNNNNNNNNNNNNNNNNNNNNNNNNNNNNNNNNNNNNNNNNNNNNNNNNNNNNNNNNNNNNNNNNNNNNNNNNNNNNNNNNNNAGTCAGAAACGTCAACGCCTGTTACATCTTCTGAGAATTTAATTTCGTAGGTGGCGGTAGCCGCAGCAGTGGGAGATGTAGCGAGGCGGTTAATCGATGTAACTGTGGGGAAGGTGTTGTTATAAACAACGGTGTTGTCTGTGCTGGTACTAGCGGTATTGTTATTTCCGGCTGCGTCGGTAACGCTGTTAGCTTTGATGCTGGCAATGACATTTCCATTACCTGTCTGACCGTTAATGGCGACGGTGTAAACGGGGCCGCTGCCTGTAATTGTGGGTGTTAATGTTCCCGTTGCTGTACTCGCACTCAAGTCAATATCAGTGGCATCGAAACCTGTGACTGGTTCGCTAAAGGTGACGGTAAAGTTGATAGGTGAAGTTGCTGTAGGATCGGTTTGTCCTGTTGCTTGATTGATGGTGACTGTGGGAACAATTCCATCTATTACTAAGGCTTTATTTGCACCTAATGAATTGGCGGCTCCGGGTGTTGGCAATGTTAAGATGGCATCAGCAGTGGCAGCATTTTTAATCGTGCCGCTGTTTAAGGATAGGGCGGTTGTTGATAAGTAATCTAAGTCGGAACTAACATCTCCTGCTGCTACTGTGTAGCGGAATGTTAAGGTGTTACTGCCTGTTCCTGAGAGATAATTGGCACTGTTGGTTGTACCTGCTAAACTCAGTTGCGGTGTGCCTGTAACGTTGACTATTTGTGAGAATTGAACGGTGATGTCGATGTTTGTGCCGATGCCATACGTGCCGTCTGCGGTGCTGGCGCTGACGCTGGTGATGGTGGGGAATGGGTTAATGGTGATGTCGGCGGTTTCGGTGGCGCTGCTGAAGACGCTGGATGTGGTATTTGTGGTTTGGTCGGTGGTGTAGTCTGCTGTACTGCCGTTTGTGCCAACTATTTGATCCCAGGCGGCGAAGGTGATGGCGTTGGTGACAGTGCCGTTGTAACCTGTGTTGGGTACAAATCGGATTTTGGTGTTGGCATCACTGGCTAAGAGTAAGGCGTTGGTGGCGGAAACGGCTGGGGCGTTATTCCAGGTTGTGCCATCAGTGGTGTATTGCCAAGTGCCGTTTGTGGTGTCTAGGTTGGTGATGGCGATGCCTTGAGAGGCGCTGGTGTTGGGATCGGCGATTTTTGTGCCGCCGAGGTTGGTGATGATGGTGGAGATGAGTGTGCCTGTACTGGCGCTGTCGTTTTGGTTTTGGGCGTTGAGGGTGGGTGTGCCACTGTTATCGAGGGTGGGGGAGTTGTTGACTAAGACGGTGACGGTGGTGGCGGCGGAGGCAACACCGTCGGTGGCGGTGTATTGGAAGGTGTCTACACCGTTGAAGTTGGCGTTGGGGGTGTAGAGGATGTTGCGTTTAGGGTCAACAGCTAGCGCAAAGACGGAGTTATTCATCCCGGTACTGGGGTTGAAGGTGGTATCCAAGCTGCCGTCGGTATTCATTCGGGCAATACGGTTGCGGGTTGTGCCGTTGACTGTGGTGAATTGGCCACCGACTACGGGTTTGCCACTGCTGTCTAGGGCGATCGCAAAGAGGTTGTTACCCATCCCGGTACCAGGGTTGAAAGTAGTATCCAGGCTGCCATCGGCGTTCATTCTGGCGATACGGTTGCGTGCTGTGCCGTTGACTGTGCCGAAAGTGCCACCGACTAANNNNNNNNNNNNNNNNNNNNNNNNNNNNNNNNNNNNNNNNNNNNNNNNNNNNNNNNNNNNNNNNNNNNNNNNNNNNNNNNNNNNNNNNNNNNNNNNNNNNGCAGGGGAGCGTGGGAGCGGGGGAGCAGGGGAGCAGGGGAGCAGAGGAGCAGGGGAGCGTGGGAGCGGGGGAGCAGGGGAGAATTACCAATTACCCATTACCCATTACCAATTACCAATTACCAACTACCCATTATCAACTACCCATTACCCATTACTCGCTCAAAACTACCAACCATATCCCCCTTTACAACAGTATAATCCTCCACCTTTCCCAGATAGCGCAATTCAAGCCGGTCGCTACGCAGTTTACGTCAACGGCGATAGCCCCCTCTTGCTACAATTCGTCCAGCAAGTAGAGCCAGGAGCAACAGTATTACTATACAAAGAGCGTCGAGTAATTGTAGCTGGTAGCTTTTTTGATGAAAGCTCAGCTCAACTGCGCGTATTACAACTACGCTCTGTAGGCATTGAAGCCCAAATTACTAACTTTAAAGACGGTCAAGAATTTAGCGAGTTAATACCATTTCAACAACCAAGTTATTACCCAGTTACGCCTTCTTTTCCCCCAACTCAACAGCCTAATTTTATCCCCCCAAATCCACCCAATTCTTTGCCACAGAGTAACCTGACAACGGGTACTGGACTCTATCAAGTTGTTGTCGATAGTAATAGTGCAAGCTTATCCCAAGTGCGGGGAGTAGAATCAACAGCTTTTGTACGACAATATAGCGGAGTCCAAGTAATTCAAGCCGGAAGTTTTGGCGACCAAATTAATGCAGAACGTCGCGTAGAAACATTAGCATCGCGAGGGATTCCAGCTACTATTGTTCGTAGCGGTCAAGAATTTGGTAATGCTATACCCAATCAACCACTTTTTACCCCAAATCAACCTTATCTCCCTCCGACTCAGCCTTATGTTCTTCCGACTCAACCTTATATCCCACCCGCTCAAAACTTAGGCCAAAGTAATGCTAATTCCTATTTCGTCGTAGTCTCAGGAAATAGAGGAGATTTACAGCAAATTAGACAGGAAATTTTGCGCTTGGGAGTGTCAGGAGATATCGTTGTTGCTACAGATATAGGAGGCGAGCCGCACGTCAAAGTGGGGCCATTTACTGACCAGCAAATAGCACAGCGTTGGGAAAGCTACCTGCGAGATTCAGGTATTAAAACTGCCCGAATTTATTTCGGACAGTAATAGCAAATTGTCAGCTTCTAAAACGCGATCGCTTTCTCTTTATCTGAAAGCGATCGCGTAAACGTAACCTAATTAAATCAGCAGAAAATTAGCAGATATTATCGCATCTTTACTCACCCCAATTATAACAGCTAACTGCTCCCCAGTCAACAGATTTTTAACAATTGTTCCCTGAGTATTCTGAATCATTTCTAACTGACCAAAGCTCAAAACTCCACTTAATCCAATCGAGTCTTGACCCACAGTAAAATCACTAATAGTATCAAATCCATGACCAGCTTTTAAGGCAAAGATATCGTTACCACTACCGCCAGTCAAGCTATCATTTCCTAAGTCTCCATGAAGGATATCGTTACCTTTACCACCAGTGATAGTATCGTTATCTTCACCTCCATAAATGGTATCATTGCCTTCACATCCTCCGAGAATATCGTCTTGTTCGTTACCACTAATTAAGTCATCACCTACACCACCACAGATAGTATCAGAATCTAGCTGTCCAAACAGGTTATCATTCCCTTCACTCCCCAGAATTGTATCGTTACCTTGACCTCCATATAAAACGTCATTTTCTTTGCCACCATCAATGAAATCATCATCTTTATTTCCGAAAATTATGTCATTAGCTTCGCGGCCATTGAGAGAGTCTGAACCTTTACCTCCAAAGATTAAATCGTTGCCCAATTCCCCCAGTATAATATCGTTGTCTTCGTCTCCATAGAGGATGTCATCGCTGTTACCTCCGGTGATAAAGTCGTTGCCTTGGTTGCCGTTAAAGATGTCTTTGCTGTCGCCACCATATAGGTTGTCATCCCCAGATTTGGCATCGAATATATTGCCAGAGTTACTACCGAGAAATTTGTCATTGCTGGGAGTACCTATCTGAATTTCGTCGGGTATACCGATGATAGTGTTTTCAACTTCGTTGGGTTGGTTTAAGTTGGGATAGACAATTTTTTCGCAGATGCAGTCATCATTGGGGATGTTATTAGTTATTGGCGTTGGAGTTGCAGTCGGAATTGGTGTTGGTGTTGGAGTTGCAGTTGGAATTGGTGTTGGTGTTGGTGTTGCAGTCGGAATTGGTGTTGGTGTTGGTGTTGCAGTCGGAATTGGTGTTGGAGTTGCAGCCGGAATTGGTGTCGGCGTTGGTGTTGGAGTTGGTGTTGGCGTTGGTGTTGGAATTGGTGTCGGCGTTGGTGTTGGAATTGGTGTCGGCGTTGGTGTTGGAATTGGTGTCGGCGTTGCAGTCGGAATTGGTGTTGGCGTTGGTGTTGGAATTGGTGTTGGCGTTGGTGTGGGAACCGGCACCGCAACATTAACGTTAAAAGTTCCTAAACTAGCAGCAACAGCAAGATTGCCTAGACTATCTTTAACCTGACTTGCTTGCAACTTAACAGTGTAAGTTCCATTATCAGTATCATCCCAACTTCCGCCTGGAGGAGTAAATGAATAAGTCGCTGTCCGAGGCGTACCATTACTATTAGTATCTACACTGACAAATTGTGCAGGAATGTCACCACCTGACCAATTTATCAAAACATCTGAACTGTCCAAACTTGAAACATCGACAGCATTAGTATCGTTAAAAGTAACAGTCAAACTTTGAGTTGTACCTCCGACTGTCGTAATATCAGCAACAGCATTTAAACTAGCAGTTGGCGGTTTTTTGTCAATGTCATAAACTTGTCCCGTTAAGTTGCCATTGCCAGCATTTGCACCGCCTAATGCTACTCCTAAGCTATTTTTGATGCTGTCATCATCAACTAAATTTAATCCAATTGAACCGCTGCCCGTACCTGTGTTAACTTGCAGTTGGTAAGTTTTAGCATCAATTGTTGTTAAAGTGCCAATCGTTGCACCAGTTACAATAGTTGGTACTAAAGTAAAGTCAGAAACGTCAACGCCTGTTACATCTTCTGAGAATTTAATTTCGTAGGTGGCGGTAGCCGCAGCAGTGGGAGATGTAGCGAGGCGGTTAATCGATGTAACTGTGGGGAAGGTGTTGTTATAAACAACGGTGTTGTCTGTGCTGGTACTAGCGGTATTGTTATTTCCGGCTGCGTCGGTAACGCTGTTAGCTTTGATGCTGGCAATGACATTTCCATTACCTGTCTGACCGTTAATGGCGACGGTGTAAACGGGGCCGCTGCCTGTAATTGTGGGTGTTAATGTTCCCGTTGCTGTACTCGCACTCAAGTCAATATCAGTGGCATCGAAACCTGTGACTGGTTCGCTAAAGGTGACGGTAAAGTTGATAGGTGAAGTTGCTGTAGGATCGGTTTGTCCTGTTGCTTGATTGATGGTGACTGTGGGAACAATTCCATCTATTACTAAGGCTTTATTTGCACCTAATGAATTGGCGGCTCCGGGTGTTGGCAATGTTAAGATGGCATCAGCAGTGGCAGCATTTTTAATCGTGCCGCTGTTTAAGGATAGGGCGGTTGTTGATAAGTAATCTAAGTCGGAACTAACATCTCCTGCTGCTACTGTGTAGCGGAATGTTAAGGTGTTACTGCCTGTTCCTGAGAGATAATTGGCACTGTTGGTTGTACCTGCTAAACTCAGTTGCGGTGTGCCTGTAACGTTGACTATTTGTGAGAATTGAACGGTGATGTCGATGTTTGTGCCGATGCCATACGTGCCGTCTGCGGTGCTGGCGCTGACGCTGGTGATGGTGGGGAATGGGTTAATGGTGATGTCGGCGGTTTCGGTGGCGCTGCTGAAGACGCTGGATGTGGTATTTGTGGTTTGGTCGGTGGTGTAGTCTGCTGTACTGCCGTTTGTGCCAACTATTTGATCCCAGGCGGCGAAGGTGATGGCGTTGGTGACAGTGCCGTTGTAACCTGTGTTGGGTACAAATCGGATTTTGGTGTTGGCATCACTGGCTAAGAGTAAGGCGTTGGTGGCGGAAACGGCTGGGGCGTTATTCCAGGTTGTGCCATCAGTGGTGTATTGCCAAGTGCCGTTTGTGGTGTCTAGGTTGGTGATGGCGATGCCTTGAGAGGCGCTGGTGTTGGGATCGGCGATTTTTGTGCCGCCGAGGTTGGTGATGATGGTGGAGATGAGTGTGCCTGTACTGGCGCTGTCGTTTTGGTTTTGGGCGTTGAGGGTGGGTGTGCCACTGTTATCGAGGGTGGGGGAGTTGTTGACTAAGACGGTGACGGTGGTGGCGGCGGAGGCAACACCGTCGGTGGCGGTGTATTGGAAGGTGTCTACACCGTTGAAGTTGGCGTTGGGGGTGTAGAGGATGTTGCGTTTAGGGTCAACAGCTAGCGCAAAGACGGAGTTATTCATCCCGGTACTGGGGTTGAAGGTGGTATCCAAGCTGCCGTCGGTATTCATTCGGGCAATACGGTTGCGGGTTGTGCCGTTGACTGTGGTGAATTGGCCACCGACTACGGGTTTGCCACTGCTGTCTAGGGCGATCGCAAAGATGTCGTTATTCATCCCGGTACCAGGGTTGAAGGTGGTATCCAGGCTGCCGTCGGTATTCATCCGGGCAATACGGTTGCGGGTTGTGCCGTTGACTGTGGTGAATTGGCCACCGACTACGGGTTTGCCACTGCTGTCTAGGGCGATCGCAAAGAGGTTGTTACCCATCCCGGTACCAGGGTTGAAAGTAGTATCCAGGCTGCCATCGGCGTTCATTCTGGCGATACGGTTGCGTGCTGTGCCGTTGACTGTGCCGAAAGTGCCACCGACTAAGGGTTTGCCACTACTGTCTAGGGCGATCGCATAGACGATGTTAGTTATCCCGGTACCAGGGTTGAAAGTAGTATCCAGGCTGCCATCGGCGTTCATTCTGGCGATACGGTTGCGTGCTGTGCCGTTGACTGTGGTGAACAAGCCGCCGACTACGGGTTTGCCACTGCTGTCTAGGGCGATCGCGAAGACGACGCTATTCATCCCAGTACCAGGGTTGAAACTTGTATCCAAGCTGCCATCGGCATTCATCCGGGCGATCCGGTTGCGCCCTGTGCCGTTGACTGTAGTGAAATCGCCACCTACCACAGGTTTGCTACTGCTGTCTAGGGCGATCGCTCTGACGTTGCTATTAATCCCAGTACTGGGGTTGAAAGCAGTATCCAGGCTGCCGTCGGAGTTCATTCTGGCGATCCGGTTGCGAGCTGTGCCGTTGACTGTAGTGAACTCGCCACCTACCACAGGTTTGCCACTGCTGTCTAGGGCGATCGCATAGACAATGTTATTCATCCCGGTACTGGGGTTGAAAGCAGTATCCAGGCTGCCGTCGGTATTCATCCGGGCGATACGGTTGCGTGCTGTGCCGTTGACTGTGGTGAAACTGCCACCCGCATATATCCAGTCGTTGATGATGGCGGTGCCGTTAGTGGGTGCAGTGGTGATGCTTTGCACTGAGACGCGACTGCTGCCCGTGTCGTTGGCCAGCACGTCGATGGTAGTTTGAGGCGAGTTAACTGTAACGGCTTTGTTATCTGGGTTGGCTGTGGCTGGTAGGATGTAGTTGTAGGTTTTGAGGCCTTCGGAATTAAACGGTATTGATGTTTCTATCGTTCCTGTTTCTACTTCTAAGTTCCAGTCTCCTCCTAATTCTGCATTGCCTGTAGTATTGTTCGATGCTGCTACATCAGCTTTTGTTAATTCGCTGAGTTCTTTAACAAATTTGATTCCACTTTCTCCTGCGGCTACATCGCATCCATATAATAGGATGTCGCCATTTTCTGTTAAGGCATTTCCCCACTGTTCGATCTGAGAGTTGAAAGTTTTTATCTCTTTGTCATTGAGGGTGTCTGCACCGAGTTTTAAACTGCCCGGGCTGCCGTGAGAAAAGATGTGAATTGCTGCTGTGTCTTTTTGGTTAGCTAAGACATTAGTGATTTGTTCGATGCCGCTAATATTTTCATTTAAAATAAAAATTTGAGTGGCATCGATACCTTGAATTAGGCTTTGATAATCTTGTACTGAAGCGTCAACGAAGATAATTTGCTTGTGCATGGGTAATAACCTTGTTAATTTGTGTATTTTGTGTAGTAATTAATTGGTGGCAGTAGGCAGCAAGAATAGTCAGAAGTAGTTCCCGTGTTTGTACGCGGGAAACCAACAGTGGAAATAGATACTCATGGTTCATTGCTACCAAAATTCGCTCAATTAAACTTCTCGATGCCAGTCATAGTCGCGTGAAAGCGAGGATTTTGTTTGAGTAAGGCTGCGAGTAAAGAACCCGATCGGGGTAAGCCGGAGATCGAGTGGATTTTCTGGAGCATTTTGTTTTTTTGGCTCCTAGATAAATAATATTCATCCTTTAGGTAGATGTCAAGGCGGAATATAGTTTTAAATTTTATACTTATAACGGTTAGCGGTTAACGGTTAACGGTTAGCAAATCGGAATTTTTTTATAAACAATGGCAAATAATATCGAACAATTTGTTGTCAACACTAACCAAATGCGGGAGATTGAAGGACGCATTTTTGCTGCGGGAATGCCAGTGGCAGCTTTGATGGAAAAAGTGGCGGGAAGGATTACTAGACGGGTTCAAGAACTCTTGAAGGCAGGCGTAAAAAATATTAATGATTCTTCTTTGCCGATTATTGGCATATTAGTTGGCCCCGGACATAATGGCGGCGATGCTTTGGTTGTCGCCCGCGAGTTGCACTTCCAAGGCTATCAGGTAATAATCTATTGCCCTTTTGATAAGCTTAAAGATTTAACAGGCTTTCACGCTCAGTATGTTCGCTCTTTAAATATTCCCTATGTTGAGAATATTGAAAGTTTAAAAAAATGCGATTTGCTGATAGATGGCTTGTTTGGCTTTGGCTTAGAACGGGAAATAATCAACCCAGTTGCGGCTGCTATTGATGAAATTAATAGCTGGAAAATACCAATTTTTAGCATCGATCTTCCATCGGGATTACACACGGATACGGGAGCGGTTTTAGGAACAGCTATCCGTGCTACTAATACCTTTTGTTTGGGTTTGTGGAAGTTGGCATTTTTGCAAGACCAAGCTTTAGAATATATTGGCACAGCAGAATTAATTGATTTTGATATCCCGATCGCAGATATAACTGCTGTCCTCGGCGAATCTCCAGCGGTGAAGCGGATTGTGAAAGCATCTGCGATCGCGCACCTGCCCCTCCCCCGCCACCCTGACTCTCACAAATATACAAACGGCCATTTGCTCATAGTCGCAGGTTCCCGCCGTTACAGCGGTGCAGCGATTTTGGCAGCTCTGGGAGCTCGTGCCAGCGGTGTTGGAATGCTCTCCATTGCCGTCCCAGAAAGCGTTAAACTGCTGGTAGCCGCTCAATTGCCGGAAGCGCTAGTTATAGGCTGTCCAGAGACGACAGACGGCGCAATTAGGGAGTTGCCAGTAGGCTTAGATTTCCGTGCTTACAACGCGATCGCAGTCGGCCCTGGCCTCACATCAGAACCCGCACTTATAGTAAAAAGTATATTAGAAAGCGATCGCCCCCTAATCCTAGACGCTGACGGTTTGAATATCCTTGCCCAATTCGGCACAATTCCCACCTTATCAACACGAAAAGCCCCAACAGCGCTCTCGCCACATCCAGGGGAATTTAAGCGTTTATTTCCAGATTTAGCAGATAAAATGGGCGATCGCGTGACAGTGACTCAACAAGCCGCTGAGCTCAGCGGTGCTGTAGTATTATTGAAAGGAGCTAGAGTTTGCATCTCTTGGAAAGATGCGATCGGCAACCTCTCTACCCTAATTAATCCCCAAAGCACTCCCGCCCTCGCTAGAGGCGGTAGCGGGGACGTACTCACAGGTTTGCTAGCAGGACTTTGGGCCCAAGCCGCAGCTAAGAATGAGCCTGTAGAATCATTAGTAGAAACCGCAGTTTGGTGGCACGCACAAGCCGGAATACTTGCAGCCATTGAGCGCACAGAGTTAGGAGTAGACGCTTTTACCTTGACGCAGTATTTAATCCCCGCTCTCCACTACGAGATTAAAGATT contains:
- the ilvD gene encoding dihydroxy-acid dehydratase → MSENFRSHVVTQGTQRSPNRAMLRAVGFGDGDFTKPIVGVANGYSTITPCNMGLNDLALKAEFGVKQAGAMPQMFGTITISDGISMGTEGMKYSLVSREVIADSIETVCNGQSMDGVLAIGGCDKNMPGAMIAIARMNIPAIFVYGGTIKPGHHNGSDLTVVSAFEAVGQYSAGKIDNAELLEVERKACPGAGSCGGMYTANTMSSAFEAMGMSLPYSSTMAAEDAEKAESAEKSAMVLVEAIRSQLLPRQILTRKAFENAIAVIMAVGGSTNAVLHLLAIANAAGVELVIDDFETIRAKVPVLCDLKPSGRYVATDLHQAGGIPQVMKMLLDRGLLHGDALTITGQTIAEVLADVPAEPRSNQDVIRPWNHPMYAQGHLAILRGNLATEGAVAKITGIKKAVITGPARVFESEENCLDAILAGKIKAGDVIVVRYEGPKGGPGMREMLAPTSAIIGAGLGDSVGLITDGRFSGGTYGMVVGHVAPEAQVGGAIALVEEGDSITIDAPGRLLQINISDAELERRRANWKAPKPRYTVGVLAKYAKLVSSSSVGAVTDLGLG
- the mnmA gene encoding tRNA 2-thiouridine(34) synthase MnmA; translation: MNKIVVGLSGGVDSSTAAAILHHQGYEVVGLTLWLMKGKGQCCSEGMVDAAQICEQLGIPHEIVDSRDLFQASIVDYLVEGYGAGITPLPCSQCNRTVKFGPMLRYAREKLGIEKIATGHYAQISYDGSVDRYQLRRAVDSTKDQSYFLYDLTQEMLAGSVFPLGDIAKTETRRIAAEFGLKTADKAESQDLCLVESNGSMRAFLDKYIAPLKGDIVDKDGRVLGQHDGIQHYTIGQRKGLGIAWAEPLYVIGLDVARNRVIVGDRASAAQNECIVNRVNWVSIAEPGAPIRAEVQIRYRSHPVPVSVIPLPDARVKLIFDEPQFGITPGQGAVWYDGDILLGGGIIESQGS
- a CDS encoding beta strand repeat-containing protein, whose protein sequence is LVGGTFGTVNGTARNRIARMNADGSLDTTFNPGTGMGNNLFAIALDSSGKPVVGGQFTTVNGTTRNRIARMNTDGSLDTTFNPSTGMNNSVFALAVDPKRNILYTPNANFNGVDTFQYTATDGVASAATTVTVLVNNSPTLDNSGTPTLNAQNQNDSASTGTLISTIITNLGGTKIADPNTSASQGIAITNLDTTNGTWQYTTDGTTWNNAPAVSATNALLLASDANTKIRFVPNTGYNGTVTNAITFAAWDQIVGTNGSTADYTTDQTTNTTSSVFSSATETADITINPFPTITSVSASTADGTYGIGTNIDITVQFSQIVNVTGTPQLSLAGTTNSANYLSGTGSNTLTFRYTVAAGDVSSDLDYLSTTALSLNSGTIKNAATADAILTLPTPGAANSLGANKALVIDGIVPTVTINQATGQTDPTATSPINFTVTFSEPVTGFDATDIDLSASTATGTLTPTITGSGPVYTVAINGQTGNGNVIASIKANSVTDAAGNNNTASTSTDNTVVYNNTFPTVTSINRLATSPTAAATATYEIKFSEDVTGVDVSD
- a CDS encoding SPOR domain-containing protein, translating into AGERGSGGAGEQGSRGAGERGSGGAGENYQLPITHYQLPITNYPLSTTHYPLLAQNYQPYPPLQQYNPPPFPDSAIQAGRYAVYVNGDSPLLLQFVQQVEPGATVLLYKERRVIVAGSFFDESSAQLRVLQLRSVGIEAQITNFKDGQEFSELIPFQQPSYYPVTPSFPPTQQPNFIPPNPPNSLPQSNLTTGTGLYQVVVDSNSASLSQVRGVESTAFVRQYSGVQVIQAGSFGDQINAERRVETLASRGIPATIVRSGQEFGNAIPNQPLFTPNQPYLPPTQPYVLPTQPYIPPAQNLGQSNANSYFVVVSGNRGDLQQIRQEILRLGVSGDIVVATDIGGEPHVKVGPFTDQQIAQRWESYLRDSGIKTARIYFGQ